The following nucleotide sequence is from Deltaproteobacteria bacterium.
CCTCGCCCTTTCACGCCCCACTTGACAATCGGGAGAGTCCGTTCCTTCAAAGGAAAAGGAGCGTTGACCCAGGCCATCGAGGCGCATAAAAACATAGAAATTGGGGCTTTTCAGGCGAAGGAG
It contains:
- a CDS encoding 2'-5' RNA ligase family protein, encoding PRPFTPHLTIGRVRSFKGKGALTQAIEAHKNIEIGAFQAKEVFLFQSELTPSGAIYTKLKTFPMRANHV